In one Candidatus Absconditicoccus praedator genomic region, the following are encoded:
- a CDS encoding DNA-directed RNA polymerase subunit beta, with protein MSKDIKSLGIQDFGKKNGRYFLSTSKNFADFPDLLGMQKKGFDDFLDYYLNKLFDEINPIQDIAGEKLHLYVHDIKVSNPSEDIETCKKKELTYGGIISAKVKLVNNQTRQTIFNRRVNIGTLPLMTQWGSYIINGVERVIISQIVRSYGIFYSFDKKDYSYSFKLIPENGSWVQIFTEKAGNIIVRINKSRKFPVTALLRVFGFETDDSIKELFKDVLDEEDFDFINYTLEKDTTQDALDAAVFIYNKIRPGEIIDPENALDYVRSIFMHSERISLGRIARRKINAKLGLNKSLDDDSGNVFDANDMVESLKYLINLANRKRGYYVDDIDHLSNRRIRTTGEVLYAHLQPIMRKFLKSVKGKLSILNLEEQIKITDLVNFKMLDNSIKSFFATSQLSQFLDQINPLADIEHKRRITALGPGGLKRETTTFEVRDIHQSHYGRICPIETPEGQNIGLVIYQALYSRTNEDGFLEVPAVKVENKVSPKADSLVGRIADDDITDEEMNVIIKDGAYISQQEAEVIESKFGKTNKQIPVRPFLTDQIEYISPEYDEKYIIADVATPLDDKKNILNKRVAARHFTDMEVFHVNDITHMDVNPSQVLSANTSLIPFVEYDDAVRAAMGTNMQRQALPLIKPEAPLVGTGLEGDIAEMTYAVIKAEGDGEVIYVDGKRIKVQYESGELKEYNLENFKKSNQKSVIHQHARVSLGEKVQKGDVLAEGPSIVNGEVALGKNLRTAFMSWEGYNYEDAIVISQRLVKDDELTSIHIEEHEVEVAETKLGPEETTNDIPGVSMNKLTSLDEDGIVRIGSTVKGGDILVGKITPKGEGDLSPEEKLIQAIFGDKSKSYKDTSLYMPSGSEGKVVNVVTLDAQKGDNIPAGVKKKIKLYIASKRKIEVGDKLAGRHGNKGIISIVVPEEDMPFTKDGEPIDIILNPLGVVSRMNIGQTLETQLGMVAKALGINLGVPLFSGFGVEGIKDLAKKAGLPEDGKLTLYDGRTGEAYDNKVTVGYMNILKLVHMVDDKIHARSVGPYSLITQQPLGGKAREGGQRFGEMEVWALEAYSAVYTLQEMLTIKSDDVMGRNKTYDSIIKGMPIKVTGLPESFNFLVYVLKGIGQNITPLTKEEIEKTHNERTEVIKNLALKGITSVQTEKEEKEKTAAASDEEKKEIMDNVMQELEDYGEIDSN; from the coding sequence ATGAGTAAAGACATAAAAAGCCTTTGAATACAAGATTTTTGAAAAAAGAACTGAAGGTATTTTTTATCAACTTCTAAAAATTTTGCAGACTTCCCAGACTTATTATGAATGCAAAAAAAATGATTTGATGATTTTTTGGATTATTATCTAAATAAGTTGTTTGATGAAATTAATCCAATACAAGATATTGCATGAGAAAAGCTTCATCTCTATGTTCATGATATAAAGGTGTCCAATCCCTCAGAAGACATAGAAACTTGTAAAAAGAAAGAACTTACCTATTGAGGAATTATATCAGCAAAAGTGAAACTGGTAAATAATCAAACTAGACAAACAATATTCAATAGAAGAGTTAATATAGGTACTCTCCCATTGATGACTCAGTGGTGATCTTATATTATAAATGGTGTTGAAAGAGTGATAATTTCTCAAATAGTGAGATCTTATTGAATATTTTATAGTTTTGACAAAAAAGATTATTCTTATTCTTTCAAATTAATTCCTGAAAATGGTTCTTGGGTACAAATTTTTACTGAAAAAGCCTGAAATATTATTGTGAGAATTAATAAGTCTAGAAAATTTCCTGTAACTGCATTGTTAAGAGTATTTGGTTTTGAAACTGATGATAGTATAAAAGAGTTATTCAAAGACGTGTTGGATGAAGAAGATTTTGACTTCATAAATTACACTCTTGAAAAGGATACAACTCAGGATGCTCTTGATGCAGCAGTGTTTATATACAATAAAATTAGACCGTGAGAAATCATAGATCCAGAAAATGCTTTGGATTATGTTAGGTCTATATTTATGCATTCTGAAAGAATAAGTTTGTGAAGGATAGCAAGAAGAAAAATAAACGCAAAACTATGACTAAATAAATCTTTGGATGATGATTCATGAAATGTTTTTGATGCAAATGATATGGTAGAGTCACTAAAATATTTGATAAATCTTGCAAATAGAAAGAGAGGTTATTATGTTGACGACATAGACCATTTATCAAATAGAAGAATTAGAACTACTTGAGAAGTTCTGTATGCACATTTGCAGCCAATAATGAGGAAGTTCTTAAAAAGTGTGAAATGAAAATTAAGTATTTTAAACTTGGAAGAACAGATTAAAATAACAGATCTTGTGAATTTTAAGATGTTAGATAATTCTATAAAAAGTTTTTTTGCTACAAGTCAGCTTTCTCAATTTCTAGACCAAATAAATCCACTAGCTGATATTGAGCACAAAAGAAGAATAACTGCTCTTTGACCAGGATGATTAAAAAGGGAAACTACTACATTTGAGGTTAGAGATATTCATCAATCTCATTATTGAAGAATTTGTCCTATTGAAACACCAGAAGGGCAAAATATTTGATTGGTTATCTATCAAGCTTTATATTCTAGGACTAATGAAGACTGATTTTTAGAAGTCCCTGCTGTAAAAGTAGAAAACAAGGTGTCTCCAAAGGCTGATTCACTTGTTTGAAGAATAGCTGATGATGATATTACAGATGAAGAAATGAATGTGATAATAAAGGACTGAGCCTATATATCTCAACAAGAAGCAGAAGTTATAGAGTCAAAGTTTTGAAAAACGAACAAGCAAATCCCTGTAAGACCTTTCTTAACAGACCAGATAGAATATATTAGCCCAGAATATGATGAAAAATATATTATAGCGGATGTAGCAACTCCATTAGACGATAAAAAGAATATTTTGAATAAAAGAGTTGCAGCAAGACATTTTACAGACATGGAAGTTTTTCATGTGAACGATATTACTCATATGGATGTGAATCCATCACAAGTATTAAGTGCAAATACTTCGTTAATTCCTTTTGTTGAGTATGATGATGCTGTAAGAGCAGCAATGTGAACAAACATGCAAAGACAGGCTCTTCCTTTGATAAAGCCTGAAGCTCCTCTTGTTTGAACATGACTTGAATGAGATATTGCAGAGATGACTTATGCTGTTATTAAAGCAGAATGAGATTGAGAAGTTATATATGTAGATGGAAAAAGAATTAAAGTTCAATATGAATCATGAGAACTCAAAGAATACAATCTTGAAAACTTCAAAAAATCAAATCAAAAAAGTGTAATTCACCAGCATGCAAGAGTTAGTTTGTGAGAAAAAGTACAAAAATGAGATGTGTTGGCAGAGTGACCTTCTATAGTAAACTGAGAAGTTGCACTTTGAAAGAACCTAAGAACTGCTTTTATGTCCTGGGAGTGATACAATTATGAGGATGCTATAGTTATTTCTCAAAGACTTGTAAAAGATGATGAGCTAACTTCTATTCACATTGAAGAACATGAGGTAGAGGTTGCAGAAACAAAACTTTGACCAGAAGAAACTACTAATGATATACCTTGAGTTAGCATGAATAAGCTTACTAGCCTAGACGAAGACTGAATTGTGAGAATTTGATCTACTGTGAAGTGATGAGATATTTTGGTATGAAAAATTACTCCAAAATGAGAAGGAGATCTAAGCCCAGAAGAAAAACTTATTCAAGCTATATTTTGAGATAAATCTAAAAGTTATAAAGACACATCACTTTATATGCCTTCTTGAAGTGAGTGAAAAGTAGTTAATGTTGTAACTTTGGATGCTCAAAAATGAGATAATATTCCTGCATGAGTAAAAAAGAAAATAAAATTATATATAGCTTCTAAAAGAAAAATTGAAGTTTGAGACAAGCTTGCATGAAGACATGGTAACAAATGAATAATCTCAATTGTTGTTCCAGAAGAGGATATGCCATTTACAAAAGACTGAGAACCTATAGATATAATATTAAATCCATTATGAGTTGTATCTCGTATGAATATATGACAGACCTTAGAAACTCAACTTTGAATGGTTGCTAAAGCATTGTGAATAAACTTGTGAGTTCCATTGTTCTCAGGTTTTGGTGTTGAGTGAATTAAAGATTTGGCTAAAAAAGCATGATTACCAGAAGATTGAAAATTAACATTGTATGATGGAAGAACCTGAGAAGCTTATGATAATAAAGTTACTGTATGATATATGAATATTTTGAAACTTGTTCATATGGTAGATGATAAAATACACGCAAGATCTGTTTGACCTTACTCTTTGATAACTCAACAGCCACTGTGATGAAAAGCAAGAGAGTGATGACAAAGGTTTTGAGAGATGGAAGTTTGGGCATTGGAAGCTTATTCTGCAGTATATACATTGCAAGAAATGTTAACAATAAAGTCAGATGATGTGATGTGAAGAAATAAAACTTATGATAGCATAATTAAGTGAATGCCTATAAAGGTTACATGACTTCCTGAGTCTTTCAATTTCTTGGTTTATGTTTTGAAATGAATTTGACAAAATATTACTCCACTAACTAAAGAGGAGATAGAAAAAACTCATAATGAAAGAACAGAAGTAATAAAAAACCTAGCTTTAAAATGAATAACTTCAGTTCAAACAGAAAAAGAAGAAAAAGAAAAAACTGCAGCTGCAAGTGATGAAGAGAAAAAGGAAATAATGGATAATGTTATGCAAGAACTTGAAGATTACTGAGAAATAGATTCCAATTAA
- the rpmH gene encoding 50S ribosomal protein L34, with translation MASKLRRIRKYKWTKRKKLHGFLARKSTRSGRNVLTRRRLKGRHQLTVSKK, from the coding sequence ATGGCTTCAAAACTTAGAAGAATAAGAAAATACAAGTGGACAAAAAGAAAAAAACTTCATTGATTTCTTGCAAGAAAGTCAACTAGGTCTTGAAGAAATGTTTTGACTAGGAGAAGATTAAAAGGAAGACACCAACTGACAGTTTCCAAAAAATAA
- the rpsR gene encoding 30S ribosomal protein S18 has translation MKKKCFFNKENEHLISWKSVNMLKTYTTRFGDIKPRKFTGNTVKYQKRVKKAISRARYLGLLPYIK, from the coding sequence ATGAAAAAAAAGTGTTTTTTTAATAAAGAAAATGAACATCTAATAAGTTGGAAATCAGTAAATATGCTGAAAACTTATACAACAAGATTTTGAGATATAAAACCAAGGAAATTTACATGAAATACGGTTAAGTATCAAAAAAGAGTTAAGAAAGCAATAAGTAGAGCAAGGTATCTTTGACTATTGCCTTATATAAAGTAA
- a CDS encoding single-stranded DNA-binding protein, with product MAGGMRSVNEVVLIGWVANDPIIKEAQNGQKLTVFNLGTRRVWTTKDNEQKEEVQYHKIAAWGRMAERAEKILDRGSKVYIRGYLHNRKVEIEGEEKPRIITEIVINDLLVLGRKRKNSEGGDDAKEENESEDTQE from the coding sequence ATGGCTTGAGGAATGAGAAGTGTTAATGAAGTTGTTCTTATAGGATGGGTGGCAAATGATCCAATAATAAAAGAAGCTCAAAATGGACAAAAGCTAACAGTGTTTAATCTTTGAACAAGAAGAGTGTGGACAACTAAAGATAATGAACAAAAAGAAGAGGTTCAGTATCATAAAATAGCTGCATGGTGAAGAATGGCTGAGAGAGCAGAAAAGATATTGGATAGAGGTTCAAAAGTTTATATTAGGTGATATCTTCATAACAGAAAGGTAGAAATAGAATGAGAAGAAAAACCTAGAATAATAACTGAAATAGTTATAAATGATCTTCTTGTTTTGTGAAGAAAGAGAAAAAATTCAGAGTGAGGTGATGATGCTAAAGAAGAAAATGAATCTGAAGATACACAAGAGTAA
- a CDS encoding 30S ribosomal protein S6: MNIYELVIMVDTNMKKDDIDSTIKEVESVLGDSVKEKDDIGILDLYHAVKGNDRCYFVSYMLSAAPESIEDFEKAIKLNKSILRYVFFRLKNEKEFLKYDEVNKQFQLTEEEKAQQDAENAFKDFEKMNKAK; this comes from the coding sequence ATGAATATATATGAGCTTGTAATAATGGTTGATACAAATATGAAGAAAGATGATATAGATTCTACCATAAAAGAAGTTGAATCTGTGTTGTGAGATAGTGTAAAAGAAAAAGATGATATATGAATTTTGGATTTGTATCATGCTGTAAAGTGAAATGATAGATGTTATTTTGTTTCTTATATGCTCTCTGCAGCGCCTGAATCTATAGAAGACTTCGAAAAAGCTATCAAATTGAATAAGTCTATTTTGAGATACGTGTTTTTTAGGTTGAAAAATGAAAAAGAGTTTTTAAAATATGATGAAGTAAATAAGCAGTTTCAGCTTACAGAAGAAGAAAAAGCACAGCAGGATGCTGAAAATGCATTTAAAGATTTTGAAAAGATGAATAAAGCAAAATAA
- the tsf gene encoding translation elongation factor Ts: MADTTLLKQLRDATKAPFKDCKEALEQAGGDMDRAMEILKEKGAHTASKKAGRETNEGIVYVSKISGKTVGVKLGCETDFVAKSDEFYSLASDLVNLFAENGEEYSSIENVDSSFLEEQVNTKITEYVGKIGENIKLLDVFVDNEDCFVYTHPGNKVVAVVYADGDEDVSKEIALQIAAMSPDYKSIEDVPSEEVDKLKNKFREDLKDSGKPEDVVEKIIEGKLSKHFQDIVLLEQPYIRDDSKKIKDIIPENYEFNGYRRYSI; encoded by the coding sequence ATGGCAGATACAACTCTATTGAAACAGTTAAGAGATGCTACAAAAGCACCCTTTAAAGATTGTAAAGAAGCATTAGAGCAGGCATGATGAGATATGGATAGAGCAATGGAAATATTAAAAGAAAAATGAGCTCATACAGCTTCAAAAAAAGCATGAAGAGAGACAAATGAATGAATAGTTTATGTTTCAAAAATTTCTTGAAAGACGGTTTGAGTAAAGCTCTGATGCGAAACAGATTTTGTTGCAAAAAGTGATGAATTTTATTCATTAGCAAGTGATCTTGTTAATTTGTTTGCTGAAAATTGAGAAGAATATTCTTCGATTGAGAATGTTGATTCTTCTTTCTTAGAAGAGCAAGTTAATACAAAAATAACAGAATATGTATGAAAAATTTGAGAAAATATAAAATTATTGGACGTGTTTGTTGACAATGAAGACTGTTTTGTTTATACTCATCCTTGAAACAAAGTGGTAGCAGTTGTCTATGCTGATGGTGATGAGGATGTTTCAAAAGAGATAGCATTACAGATAGCAGCAATGTCTCCAGATTATAAGTCAATTGAAGACGTGCCAAGTGAAGAGGTAGATAAGTTGAAAAATAAGTTTAGAGAAGATTTAAAAGATAGCTGAAAGCCAGAGGATGTTGTTGAAAAAATAATAGAAGGAAAATTATCAAAACATTTTCAGGATATAGTTTTGCTTGAGCAGCCATATATTAGGGACGACTCAAAAAAGATAAAAGATATAATCCCTGAAAATTATGAATTTAATTGATATAGAAGATATAGTATTTAA
- the rpsB gene encoding 30S ribosomal protein S2, which translates to MAANTDQIVENKLYVGGLKKFSNPKTMKYWADVVDNVVLFNPEFVSQQLENARKKVQEVKNAGGEVLIIMDKQLYKDDLESLCEEQGVHYFNYKVPAGVFTNFETLKSRIKQMNELKDFIQSDDFSALTKKEKSSTQKKLKKLESIYKGVKNLKALPSLVIIVDGVYLSNFVNEVERLGLDNIIVTNSEFNRYRDEERLLMTNTNSYKSLDFVLKYILK; encoded by the coding sequence ATGGCAGCAAATACAGATCAAATAGTAGAAAATAAACTTTATGTGTGATGATTAAAAAAGTTTTCAAATCCTAAAACTATGAAATATTGGGCTGATGTTGTAGATAATGTGGTGTTGTTTAATCCAGAATTTGTCTCTCAGCAGCTAGAAAATGCAAGAAAAAAGGTTCAGGAAGTTAAAAATGCATGATGAGAGGTTTTGATTATAATGGATAAGCAGCTTTATAAAGATGATTTAGAGTCTTTGTGTGAAGAGCAGGGTGTGCATTACTTTAACTATAAAGTTCCAGCAGGTGTTTTTACAAACTTTGAGACATTGAAGTCTAGAATAAAGCAGATGAACGAATTGAAAGATTTTATTCAATCTGATGATTTTTCTGCTTTGACAAAAAAAGAAAAGTCTTCAACTCAAAAAAAACTTAAAAAGTTGGAGTCAATATATAAATGAGTAAAAAATCTTAAAGCTTTACCAAGTTTGGTTATAATTGTAGATTGAGTGTATTTGTCAAACTTTGTAAATGAGGTTGAAAGGTTGTGATTAGATAATATAATAGTTACAAACTCCGAGTTTAATAGGTATCGAGATGAGGAAAGATTGCTTATGACAAACACTAATAGTTATAAAAGTTTGGATTTTGTTCTAAAATATATTCTTAAATAA
- the rplL gene encoding 50S ribosomal protein L7/L12, which produces MELSKNAQQIMDLLKELSVTELNDLVKALEEEFGVSAAPVAVAGGGGASDEEGGGSDTVTVEIAEIGQQKITVIKTLKEALGLGLKEAKELVEKVPGPVKENVSPDEGEELKAKLEEAGATVTLK; this is translated from the coding sequence ATGGAATTATCAAAAAACGCACAACAAATTATGGATTTGCTAAAAGAATTATCAGTGACAGAGCTTAATGATTTAGTAAAAGCTTTAGAAGAAGAGTTTGGTGTTTCTGCGGCACCAGTTGCAGTTGCTTGATGAGGTTGAGCATCTGATGAAGAGTGAGGATGAAGTGATACGGTTACAGTAGAAATTGCAGAAATATGACAGCAAAAAATAACAGTTATAAAGACATTAAAAGAAGCTTTAGGATTGGGTCTTAAGGAGGCAAAAGAATTGGTAGAAAAAGTTCCAGGTCCTGTAAAAGAAAATGTTTCTCCTGATGAGTGAGAAGAGTTGAAAGCAAAGCTAGAAGAGGCTGGAGCAACAGTTACTCTAAAATAA
- the rplJ gene encoding 50S ribosomal protein L10, with translation MALTRKEKEKLAAQYNEELMNASNVVALRQSSIPVNEINRLRMDVYDAGGRLKVVKKRVFLRSLKESSYEEVSLDELAGSLIVLYSVEDEFAPLKVVAKQKKQWKKEKKEFELDYLGGWFDKSWKDSSYVEELANLPTRDELIGKFAFMVRYPLQGFTAAVGQIAKKSEEK, from the coding sequence ATGGCTCTAACAAGAAAAGAAAAAGAAAAATTGGCGGCTCAGTATAATGAGGAGCTTATGAATGCATCAAATGTTGTAGCTCTTAGGCAGTCATCTATACCTGTAAATGAAATAAACAGGTTGAGGATGGATGTTTATGATGCATGAGGAAGGTTGAAGGTTGTAAAGAAAAGAGTTTTTCTTAGGTCTTTAAAAGAAAGCTCTTATGAAGAAGTAAGTTTGGATGAGCTTGCTTGATCTTTGATTGTTTTGTATTCGGTAGAAGATGAGTTTGCTCCTTTGAAGGTGGTAGCAAAGCAAAAAAAACAGTGGAAGAAAGAAAAAAAAGAATTTGAGTTGGATTATCTAGGTGGATGGTTTGATAAGTCTTGGAAAGATTCTTCTTATGTTGAAGAATTGGCAAACCTTCCAACAAGAGATGAGCTTATATGAAAATTTGCTTTTATGGTGAGATATCCATTGCAGTGATTTACTGCTGCAGTTGGTCAAATAGCTAAGAAATCTGAAGAAAAATAA
- a CDS encoding inorganic diphosphatase translates to MNLYKDIQTWTKQNETINCIIEIPKNSMVKYEFNKDNNTIEVDRFFTTPMPIPYNYGLIPQTYNEEDKDPLDVIILSNYEINPGSLCEADVIGILHMIDSGESDDKVIAIPKKEPFYGNIKEINEIPENIKNQREFFLSYYKKLDGKSTEVTGWSDKHSAIEKINKCIDDYNK, encoded by the coding sequence ATGAATCTTTATAAAGACATTCAAACTTGGACAAAACAAAATGAGACTATAAATTGTATAATAGAAATTCCAAAAAACAGCATGGTTAAGTATGAATTTAATAAAGATAATAATACAATTGAAGTAGATAGATTTTTTACAACACCCATGCCTATACCATACAATTATTGACTAATACCTCAAACATATAATGAAGAAGATAAAGATCCCTTGGATGTGATAATACTATCTAATTATGAAATAAATCCTTGAAGCTTATGTGAAGCTGACGTAATTTGAATTCTTCATATGATTGATAGCTGAGAAAGCGATGATAAAGTTATTGCAATACCAAAAAAAGAACCCTTTTACTGAAACATCAAAGAAATAAATGAAATTCCAGAAAACATCAAAAATCAACGAGAATTTTTTCTTTCTTATTATAAAAAATTAGATTGAAAAAGCACAGAAGTTACTGGCTGGTCAGATAAACATTCAGCCATAGAAAAAATCAATAAATGTATAGACGATTACAATAAATAA
- a CDS encoding type IV pilus twitching motility protein PilT, with protein sequence MPENTAGGSINIEQILSQISGKDNVSDIHLSTGDYISFRVSGDIKKMENLPQLTQEMMELVVKQLMKGNTKAYEQFVSDREADFSFIGIDGTPFRVNAFFKLGKIGVVLRKINSSTVPMDKLMFPDIAENLKEKVLSKKSGLFLVTGPTGSGKSTTLISMLDYLNETRPDHIITIEDPVEYIFEPKKAIVSQREVGHDTWAFMNALRAAMREDPDIVLVGEIRDKETAEAVLNLAETGHFVFSTLHTSSASGTVNRLISFFPPEIQDSIADRLSEILAGVQSQRLVKTADGKGRTGVYEIMINTAAVKNNIKKRQLPQIDNIIETGTKQGMSTFQQYAKRLIDEGKVKEETVSFIFNSSQS encoded by the coding sequence ATGCCAGAAAACACAGCATGATGAAGTATAAATATTGAGCAAATACTATCTCAGATTTCTTGAAAAGATAATGTTTCAGATATCCATCTTTCAACAGGAGATTATATATCATTCAGGGTTAGTTGAGATATAAAGAAGATGGAAAATCTTCCGCAACTTACTCAAGAAATGATGGAATTGGTTGTAAAGCAGTTGATGAAATGAAACACAAAGGCTTACGAGCAATTTGTATCTGATAGAGAAGCAGACTTTTCTTTTATTTGAATAGATTGAACTCCTTTTAGAGTTAATGCTTTTTTTAAGCTTTGAAAGATTTGAGTTGTTTTGAGAAAGATTAACTCATCTACAGTTCCAATGGATAAGCTAATGTTTCCAGATATAGCAGAAAACTTAAAAGAAAAAGTTCTTTCAAAAAAGAGTTGATTATTTTTGGTTACATGACCTACATGATCAGGTAAGTCTACTACTTTGATATCTATGCTTGATTATCTTAATGAAACTAGACCAGATCACATTATTACAATTGAGGATCCGGTAGAATATATATTTGAACCTAAAAAAGCTATAGTAAGTCAAAGAGAAGTATGACATGATACATGGGCATTTATGAATGCTTTGAGAGCAGCGATGAGAGAAGATCCAGACATAGTGTTAGTTTGAGAAATTAGAGATAAAGAAACAGCAGAAGCAGTATTGAATCTTGCAGAAACATGACATTTTGTGTTTAGCACGTTACATACATCTTCAGCTTCTGGTACAGTAAATAGGCTTATATCTTTCTTCCCACCAGAAATTCAAGATAGTATAGCTGATAGGCTGTCTGAAATTTTAGCATGAGTTCAGTCTCAAAGATTGGTAAAAACAGCTGATTGAAAAGGAAGAACTTGAGTTTATGAGATAATGATTAATACGGCTGCTGTAAAAAATAATATTAAAAAAAGACAGCTTCCTCAGATTGATAATATAATTGAAACATGAACTAAACAATGAATGTCAACATTCCAGCAATATGCAAAAAGACTTATAGATGAGTGAAAAGTAAAAGAGGAAACAGTTTCATTTATTTTTAATAGTTCTCAATCTTAA
- the tilS gene encoding tRNA lysidine(34) synthetase TilS → MEIVNNFDFPEKKEIFKSLDNVVGPNSKLYLAVSGGPDSMFMASLLFDYFRKNNFNFDNLIFLYFDHGTREDISKEKNFLKEFLDGYKFIEGKNLIDSKKEKNLRVQRYNFFKKHSKDGILCLGHNLTDRIETTLLNMCRGSHLKGILNMDFFDKKNNILRPLIGIPKFKIQDYCDKFKIHYFLDKTNFDIKYSQRNYVRNKIIQPLEDLSKTTSGGDLCFYESFKNFYSLLKKENIKIDFKKIFLPELGIFNYGYVFENSIKNMDEIIYILDSFGVYKNVSQNMLKDLFDFFTKKDYGYKYLGGNYFFLNYGYVYVISGKEKFWEYQFSDYIEIKQSGKYNFFGYYLDIPDEFLGGIIRFPKNGDVFKNKTIGKYMINQKIPRFIRNYIPVVEKDGQIRKVFIYKI, encoded by the coding sequence ATGGAAATTGTGAATAATTTTGATTTTCCAGAAAAAAAAGAAATTTTTAAAAGTCTTGATAATGTTGTTTGACCAAATAGCAAGCTTTATTTGGCTGTTTCTTGATGACCAGATAGTATGTTTATGGCAAGTTTATTATTTGATTACTTTAGGAAAAATAACTTCAACTTTGATAATCTAATTTTTCTTTATTTTGATCATTGAACAAGAGAAGATATATCAAAAGAAAAAAATTTTTTGAAAGAGTTTTTAGACTGATATAAATTTATTGAATGAAAAAATTTAATAGATTCAAAAAAGGAAAAAAACCTAAGAGTTCAAAGATATAATTTTTTTAAAAAACACTCTAAGGATGGTATTTTATGTCTAGGACATAATCTTACTGATCGTATAGAAACAACACTTTTGAATATGTGTAGAGGTTCGCATTTGAAGTGAATATTAAATATGGATTTTTTTGATAAAAAAAATAATATTTTGAGGCCTTTGATATGAATACCTAAGTTTAAGATTCAAGATTATTGTGATAAATTTAAAATTCATTATTTTTTAGATAAAACTAATTTTGATATTAAATATTCTCAAAGAAATTATGTGAGAAACAAAATAATACAACCATTAGAAGATCTTTCAAAAACTACCTCAGGTTGAGATTTATGTTTTTATGAAAGTTTTAAGAATTTTTATAGTTTGTTGAAAAAAGAAAATATAAAAATTGATTTTAAAAAGATCTTTTTACCAGAACTTGGTATATTTAATTATTGATATGTTTTTGAAAACAGTATTAAAAATATGGATGAAATAATCTATATTCTTGATAGTTTTTGAGTTTATAAAAATGTTTCCCAAAACATGTTAAAAGATCTTTTTGATTTTTTTACAAAAAAAGATTATTGATACAAATATTTATGATGAAATTATTTTTTTCTAAATTATTGATATGTTTATGTAATTTCTTGAAAAGAAAAATTTTGGGAGTATCAATTTTCTGATTATATAGAAATCAAACAATCTTGAAAATATAATTTTTTTTGATATTATTTAGATATCCCAGATGAGTTTTTATGATGAATTATAAGGTTTCCTAAAAACTGAGATGTTTTCAAAAATAAAACTATATGAAAATATATGATCAATCAGAAAATTCCTAGATTTATAAGAAATTATATACCTGTTGTAGAAAAAGATTGACAAATTCGAAAAGTATTTATATATAAAATATAA
- a CDS encoding NUDIX domain-containing protein, which produces MVDVMESAGGIIYCVDNGEIKFFLIKRHSLAKKIERVAPKGKIEQGEQPQNTVSREISEEAGINQENIVVEEKVGDTFISLESEDKGVFKKNIQYFLVRYNGDFSDIKVDQVEGYLGYHKWATIQEVLGLIYYENLREIFRKAYNILKDRV; this is translated from the coding sequence ATGGTAGATGTTATGGAAAGTGCTGGAGGTATAATATATTGTGTAGACAATTGAGAAATAAAATTTTTTCTTATTAAGAGACATTCTCTTGCCAAAAAAATAGAGCGAGTTGCACCTAAATGAAAAATCGAGCAGTGAGAACAGCCTCAAAATACAGTTTCAAGGGAAATATCTGAAGAAGCATGAATAAATCAGGAAAATATTGTTGTAGAAGAAAAGGTTTGAGATACATTCATATCCTTGGAAAGTGAAGATAAGTGAGTATTCAAAAAAAATATTCAATATTTTCTTGTAAGATACAATTGAGATTTTTCAGATATTAAAGTTGATCAAGTAGAATGATATCTTGGTTATCATAAATGGGCAACTATCCAAGAAGTTTTATGATTGATTTATTATGAAAATCTAAGAGAGATTTTTAGAAAGGCTTATAATATTTTAAAAGATAGAGTATAA